In Streptomyces puniciscabiei, a single genomic region encodes these proteins:
- a CDS encoding C40 family peptidase: MASHRKPRPGGTTGAGLRTPAFATAALTSMAVFSQTAGAAPRTDHTRPSLEEVEKKVDDLYRQAESATENYNAAKERAGKQRGRADALRDEVARRTARLNTAREELGSFAAAQYRTGTAAPDTATFLLANDPQDYFDQTQLMNRLTSREKSAVDDYIGEQAATMKKRREAAESLQTLTNSQHDLQTAKATVQRKLASARELLSQLTAQEKARLAAIEREKQQEAARKAAELAKQQAAQQQAGSSSSSSTGSGPGSASGSGSTGSGSTGSTSSSNTKAEKAIAFARAQLGKPYVWGATGPDSYDCSGLTQAAWKAAGVTLPRTTYDQVNAGTTVSLADARPGDLIFFYDDVSHVGVYMGNGMMIHAPKPGAYVREESIYYGGESIIHSVVRPG; this comes from the coding sequence TTGGCGTCGCACCGCAAGCCGCGCCCCGGCGGAACCACCGGAGCCGGTCTCCGCACCCCCGCTTTCGCCACCGCCGCCCTCACCTCCATGGCGGTGTTCTCGCAGACCGCCGGGGCCGCTCCGAGAACCGATCACACCAGGCCGAGCCTGGAGGAGGTCGAGAAGAAGGTCGACGACCTCTACCGCCAGGCCGAGTCGGCCACCGAGAACTACAACGCGGCCAAGGAGCGCGCCGGCAAACAGCGGGGCCGCGCCGACGCCCTGCGCGACGAGGTCGCCCGGCGCACCGCACGCCTCAACACGGCCCGTGAGGAGCTGGGATCCTTCGCCGCGGCCCAGTACCGCACCGGCACCGCCGCTCCCGACACGGCCACCTTCCTGCTGGCGAACGACCCGCAGGACTACTTCGACCAGACCCAGCTGATGAACCGGCTGACCTCGCGGGAGAAGAGCGCGGTCGACGACTACATCGGCGAGCAGGCCGCGACCATGAAGAAGCGCCGGGAGGCCGCGGAGAGCCTGCAGACGCTGACCAACTCACAGCACGACCTGCAGACCGCCAAGGCCACCGTGCAGAGGAAACTGGCCTCGGCGCGCGAGCTGCTGTCGCAGCTGACGGCCCAGGAGAAGGCGCGGCTGGCCGCCATCGAGCGGGAGAAGCAGCAGGAGGCGGCCCGCAAGGCGGCCGAGCTGGCCAAGCAGCAGGCGGCCCAGCAGCAGGCCGGCTCGTCGTCGTCCTCGTCCACGGGGTCGGGGCCGGGATCCGCATCCGGCTCCGGTTCGACGGGCTCCGGCTCGACCGGGTCCACATCCAGCTCGAACACGAAGGCCGAGAAGGCGATCGCCTTCGCCCGCGCGCAGCTCGGCAAGCCGTATGTGTGGGGCGCCACCGGGCCCGACTCCTACGACTGCTCGGGTCTCACCCAGGCCGCCTGGAAGGCCGCCGGCGTCACGCTTCCGCGCACCACGTACGACCAGGTCAATGCCGGTACCACGGTCTCGCTCGCCGACGCGCGGCCGGGTGACCTGATCTTCTTCTACGACGACGTCAGCCACGTCGGCGTCTACATGGGCAACGGCATGATGATCCACGCCCCCAAGCCGGGTGCGTACGTGCGCGAGGAGTCGATCTACTACGGCGGCGAGTCGATCATCCACAGCGTGGTCCGCCCGGGCTGA
- a CDS encoding DoxX family membrane protein, protein MTHGIRTDTHMNRLNGSGGWRDTAAHYALLPLRVFLGVTFIYASLDKLTSSSFLKSGGAGSVGDTMRSARDSAAIPALVDLALKSPVGFGYAIALGELAVGIGTLLGLLARLAALGGALISFSLWMTVSWSTTPYYYGNDLAYFMAWIPLILAGAPYLSVDAAWRARRRQRLGGYR, encoded by the coding sequence ATGACTCACGGCATTCGGACGGACACGCACATGAACCGGCTGAACGGCTCGGGCGGATGGCGCGACACCGCCGCCCACTACGCCCTCCTGCCGCTGCGCGTCTTCCTCGGCGTCACCTTCATCTACGCCAGTCTGGACAAGCTCACCAGCAGCTCCTTCCTGAAGTCCGGCGGGGCCGGCTCCGTCGGCGACACCATGCGCTCGGCCCGCGACTCCGCCGCCATCCCCGCCCTGGTCGACCTGGCCCTCAAGTCCCCGGTCGGCTTCGGCTACGCCATCGCCCTCGGTGAACTGGCCGTCGGCATCGGCACCCTGCTCGGTCTGCTTGCCCGGCTGGCCGCGCTCGGCGGAGCGCTGATCTCGTTCAGCCTGTGGATGACGGTGAGCTGGTCGACGACCCCCTACTACTACGGCAACGACCTCGCCTACTTCATGGCCTGGATCCCCCTGATCCTCGCCGGTGCCCCCTACCTCTCCGTGGACGCGGCCTGGCGAGCCCGCCGTCGGCAGCGACTGGGCGGCTACCGCTAG
- a CDS encoding C40 family peptidase: protein MAAHRKPRQRSMGGHTARTAATIALAGAATAAGFDGTGHAEPQQTPAQVKAEVDKLYQEAETATEKYDGAKEKADTAQRRLNALRDETARKQQRLNSARETLGSFAAAQYREGGFAPTWQLALSGDPDRYLDDAAFAERAGDRQAATVSRVRGQLREIEQLRGAARIELTSLRSRQAELRRQKKTITGKLDEARRLLARLTPQQRAEVTGDGSAPGRASRSASDLRDALEQAGSAGDQNSRAEAAVSYAFAKLGSPYVWGAAGPNAFDCSGLVQAAYRSAGISLPRTTYAQINAGRRVSRSELEPGDLVFFYSGISHVGIYVGNGQIIHAPNPSAPVRLAPVDLMPFAGATRVV from the coding sequence GTGGCAGCGCACCGCAAGCCCCGGCAACGCTCGATGGGCGGCCATACGGCACGGACGGCCGCCACGATCGCCCTGGCGGGGGCGGCCACCGCGGCGGGGTTCGACGGGACGGGACACGCCGAACCACAGCAGACGCCGGCGCAGGTGAAGGCCGAGGTGGACAAGCTGTACCAGGAGGCCGAGACCGCGACCGAGAAGTACGACGGCGCGAAGGAGAAGGCGGACACGGCGCAGCGGCGGCTGAACGCGCTACGGGACGAGACCGCCCGCAAGCAGCAGAGGCTCAACTCGGCCCGGGAGACGCTGGGTTCGTTCGCGGCGGCGCAGTACCGCGAGGGCGGCTTCGCACCGACCTGGCAGCTGGCCCTGTCCGGCGACCCCGACCGGTACCTGGACGATGCCGCGTTCGCGGAGCGGGCCGGTGACCGGCAGGCCGCCACCGTGTCCCGCGTGCGCGGACAGCTGCGGGAGATCGAGCAGTTGCGGGGTGCGGCACGCATCGAGCTGACGTCGCTGCGGTCCCGTCAGGCCGAGCTGCGACGGCAGAAGAAGACCATCACGGGCAAGCTGGACGAGGCCCGGCGGCTGCTGGCGCGGCTCACTCCGCAGCAGCGGGCCGAGGTGACCGGCGACGGCAGCGCGCCCGGTCGGGCCTCCCGCTCGGCCTCGGACCTCCGGGACGCGCTGGAGCAGGCCGGGTCGGCCGGCGACCAGAACTCGCGCGCCGAGGCGGCCGTCTCCTACGCCTTCGCCAAGCTCGGCAGCCCCTATGTGTGGGGCGCGGCCGGCCCGAACGCCTTCGACTGCTCGGGGCTGGTCCAGGCCGCCTACCGCTCCGCCGGCATCTCCCTGCCCCGCACCACCTACGCCCAGATCAACGCGGGCCGGCGCGTTTCCCGCTCCGAACTTGAGCCCGGTGACCTGGTGTTCTTCTACTCCGGGATCAGCCACGTCGGCATCTACGTGGGCAACGGGCAGATCATCCACGCCCCGAACCCCTCGGCACCGGTCCGGCTGGCCCCGGTCGACCTGATGCCGTTCGCAGGGGCGACCCGGGTGGTCTAG
- a CDS encoding LuxR C-terminal-related transcriptional regulator, producing the protein MSDATEANGTAGTPEGAGSGAADGGAGGRHVRVVLVDDHRMFRTGVQAEIGQTAQTGVEVVGEAADVDQAVTVITATRPEVVLLDVHLPGGGGVEVLRRCAALMADTERPVRFLALSVSDAAEDVIGVIRGGARGYVTKTITGSDLVDSIFRVQEGDAVFSPRLAGFVLDAFASTDAPPVDEDLDRLTQREREVLRLIARGYAYKEIAKQLFISVKTVESHVSAVLRKLQLSNRHELTRWATARRLV; encoded by the coding sequence ATGAGCGACGCGACCGAGGCGAACGGCACGGCGGGCACCCCCGAGGGGGCCGGGTCCGGGGCTGCCGACGGCGGCGCCGGCGGGCGGCACGTACGGGTGGTGCTGGTGGACGACCACCGGATGTTCCGCACCGGCGTCCAGGCCGAGATCGGGCAGACCGCCCAGACCGGCGTCGAGGTGGTCGGCGAGGCCGCGGACGTCGACCAGGCGGTCACCGTCATCACCGCCACCCGGCCCGAGGTGGTCCTCCTGGACGTGCACCTGCCGGGCGGCGGCGGTGTCGAAGTGCTGCGCCGGTGCGCGGCGTTGATGGCGGACACCGAGCGGCCCGTCCGCTTTCTCGCGCTGTCCGTGTCGGACGCGGCGGAGGACGTGATCGGGGTGATCCGTGGCGGCGCCCGCGGCTATGTCACCAAGACCATCACCGGCAGCGACCTGGTCGACTCCATCTTCCGCGTCCAGGAGGGCGACGCCGTCTTCTCCCCGCGCCTGGCCGGGTTCGTCCTGGACGCCTTCGCCTCCACCGACGCCCCGCCCGTGGACGAGGACCTGGACCGCCTCACCCAGCGCGAGCGCGAGGTACTGCGTCTGATCGCCCGCGGATACGCCTACAAGGAGATCGCCAAGCAGCTGTTCATCTCGGTCAAGACGGTCGAGTCCCATGTCTCGGCGGTCCTGCGCAAGCTCCAGCTGTCCAACCGCCATGAGCTGACCCGCTGGGCGACGGCCCGCCGCCTGGTCTGA
- a CDS encoding ATP-binding protein has protein sequence MPEAATLPVDDPRPPRKLYRSSDGRWLGGVARGLAGHLGLPVVWVRLAFVGLFMAHGFGALLYAAFWFFVPLGVGGVGDQKPPSLVATETAPDGRRRLVGRKPDRGQIVALLLMVVVSVVFVSSVNLGGAAKVYLLPAVLVAAGVALVWRQADNARRARWVEVGRRRRTLTLLRAAGGVLLVTAGVTAIFWLQGSAAHLGAVLQAALAVLVGITLLAGPYLVRMTQDLSEERLMRIRAQERAEVAAHVHDSVLHTLTLIQRNADNAGEVRRLARAQERDLRTWLYKPEGTGKDEADEPDTVAEAVRRSAAEVEDKHGVPIEVVVVGDCPLDERTGAQMQAAREAMVNAAKYGGEGGAVQVYAEVEGRTVFVSVRDRGPGFDLDSIPADRMGVRESIIGRMERNGGTARLRSVPGGGTEVELEMERAEKTS, from the coding sequence ATGCCGGAAGCCGCAACCCTGCCAGTCGACGACCCGCGGCCGCCGCGCAAGCTCTACCGCAGCAGCGACGGACGCTGGCTCGGTGGAGTGGCGCGGGGCCTCGCCGGGCATCTCGGGCTGCCGGTCGTCTGGGTGCGGCTCGCCTTCGTCGGCCTGTTCATGGCGCACGGGTTCGGAGCGCTGCTGTACGCGGCGTTCTGGTTCTTCGTCCCGCTGGGCGTCGGTGGTGTCGGCGACCAGAAGCCGCCGTCGCTCGTCGCCACGGAGACCGCGCCGGACGGCCGCCGCAGACTCGTGGGGCGCAAGCCGGACCGCGGACAGATCGTCGCGCTGCTGCTCATGGTCGTCGTGTCCGTGGTCTTCGTGAGCAGCGTCAATCTCGGCGGCGCGGCCAAGGTGTATCTGCTGCCCGCCGTCCTCGTCGCGGCCGGTGTCGCCCTCGTCTGGCGCCAGGCGGACAACGCCCGCCGGGCCCGCTGGGTCGAGGTCGGCCGCCGGCGCCGCACCCTCACCCTGCTGCGCGCGGCCGGCGGTGTCCTGCTCGTCACGGCCGGTGTCACCGCCATCTTCTGGCTGCAGGGCTCGGCCGCCCATCTCGGCGCGGTGCTGCAGGCGGCCCTCGCCGTCCTCGTCGGCATCACACTCCTCGCCGGCCCGTATCTGGTCCGCATGACCCAGGACCTGTCCGAGGAACGCCTGATGCGCATCCGCGCCCAGGAGCGCGCGGAGGTCGCCGCCCACGTCCACGACTCCGTACTGCACACCCTCACCCTGATCCAGCGCAACGCCGACAACGCGGGAGAGGTACGCCGCCTGGCCCGCGCCCAGGAGCGCGACCTGCGCACCTGGCTGTACAAGCCGGAGGGCACCGGCAAGGACGAGGCCGACGAGCCGGACACGGTCGCCGAGGCGGTCCGGCGCAGCGCCGCCGAGGTGGAGGACAAGCACGGGGTGCCCATCGAGGTCGTCGTCGTCGGCGACTGCCCGCTCGACGAGAGAACCGGCGCGCAGATGCAGGCCGCGCGCGAGGCGATGGTGAACGCCGCCAAGTACGGTGGCGAGGGCGGCGCCGTACAGGTCTATGCCGAAGTCGAGGGGAGGACGGTCTTCGTGTCCGTGCGCGACCGCGGCCCCGGCTTCGACCTCGACTCGATACCCGCCGACCGCATGGGCGTCAGAGAATCGATCATCGGCCGCATGGAGCGCAACGGCGGCACGGCCCGGCTGCGGTCGGTGCCGGGCGGTGGCACGGAGGTCGAACTGGAGATGGAGAGGGCGGAGAAGACGTCATGA
- the pcrA gene encoding DNA helicase PcrA: MSSLFDDSFLADLQPPRGREEEPPPPPEDDHAPEPLPDDLFGGKFDMPPDRDTHYRDGAPRPALDSAALLEGLNDNQRAAVVHAGSPLLIVAGAGSGKTRVLTHRIAYLLAERHVHPGQILAITFTNKAAGEMKERVEHLVGPRANAMWVMTFHSACVRILRRESKKLGFTSSFSIYDAADSKRLMALVCRDLDLDPKRFPPKSFSAKISNLKNELIDEEDFAAQATDGFEKTLAQAYALYQSRLREANALDFDDLIMTTVNLLRAFPDVAEHYRRRFRHVLVDEYQDTNHAQYALVRELVGTGERSAEEGDTPPGAYDIPPAELCVVGDADQSIYAFRGATIRNILQFEEDYPDATTILLEQNYRSTQTILSAANAVIERNESRRPKNLWTNAGQGARITGYVADTEHDEAQFVADEIDRLVDAGEARAGDVAVFYRTNAQSRVFEEVFIRVGLPYKVVGGVRFYERKEVRDVLAYLRVLANPEDSVPLRRILNVPKRGIGERAEAMIDALAQRERISFPQALKRVDEAYGMAARSTNAVKRFNTLMEDLRTIVESGAGPATVLEAVLERTGYLAELQTSTDPQDETRIENLQELAAVALEFEQERGEGESVGLADFLEQVALVADSDQIPDEDEEGSGVITLMTLHTAKGLEFPVVFLTGMEDGVFPHMRALGQTKELEEERRLAYVGITRARERLYLTRSAMRSAWGQPSYNPPSRFLEEIPPTHVDWKRTGATAPVSSGPASGIAASLSSTRSRSSASGASGFATRRTSEKPVVALAVGDRVTHDQFGLGTVVAVKGTGANAEATIDFGDAKPKRLLLRYAPVEKL, translated from the coding sequence ATGAGCAGCCTCTTTGACGACAGCTTCCTGGCGGACCTCCAGCCCCCTCGCGGGCGCGAGGAGGAGCCCCCGCCGCCGCCCGAGGACGATCACGCTCCGGAGCCGCTTCCGGACGATCTGTTCGGCGGGAAGTTCGACATGCCGCCGGACCGGGACACCCACTACCGCGACGGCGCGCCCCGCCCCGCGCTCGACTCGGCGGCGCTGCTGGAGGGGCTGAACGACAACCAGCGCGCGGCGGTCGTGCACGCCGGTTCCCCGCTGCTCATCGTCGCCGGCGCCGGCTCCGGCAAGACCCGCGTGCTCACCCACCGCATCGCGTACCTGCTCGCCGAGCGGCATGTGCACCCGGGCCAGATCCTCGCGATCACCTTCACCAACAAGGCCGCGGGCGAGATGAAGGAGCGCGTCGAGCACCTCGTCGGCCCGCGCGCGAACGCGATGTGGGTGATGACCTTCCACAGCGCGTGCGTGCGCATCCTGCGCCGCGAGTCGAAGAAGCTCGGCTTCACGTCGTCGTTCTCGATCTACGACGCCGCCGACAGCAAGCGCCTGATGGCCCTGGTCTGCCGCGATCTGGACCTCGACCCCAAGCGCTTCCCGCCGAAGTCCTTCAGCGCCAAGATCAGCAACCTGAAGAACGAGCTGATCGACGAGGAGGACTTCGCCGCCCAGGCCACCGACGGCTTCGAGAAGACCCTCGCCCAGGCCTACGCGCTCTACCAGTCGCGGCTCCGCGAGGCCAACGCGCTCGACTTCGACGACCTGATCATGACGACGGTCAACCTGCTGCGCGCCTTCCCGGACGTCGCCGAGCACTACCGCCGCCGCTTCCGGCACGTCCTGGTCGACGAGTACCAGGACACCAACCACGCCCAGTACGCACTCGTACGGGAACTCGTCGGCACGGGAGAGCGCTCCGCCGAGGAGGGCGACACCCCGCCCGGCGCGTACGACATCCCGCCCGCCGAGCTGTGCGTCGTGGGTGACGCCGACCAGTCGATCTACGCCTTCCGGGGCGCGACGATCCGCAACATCCTCCAGTTCGAGGAGGACTACCCGGACGCGACGACGATCCTGCTGGAGCAGAACTACCGCTCCACGCAGACCATCCTGTCGGCAGCCAACGCGGTCATCGAGCGCAACGAGTCCCGCCGCCCGAAGAACCTGTGGACCAACGCCGGGCAGGGCGCCCGGATCACCGGTTACGTCGCGGACACCGAGCACGACGAGGCCCAGTTCGTCGCCGACGAGATAGACCGTCTGGTCGACGCGGGCGAGGCCAGGGCGGGCGACGTCGCGGTCTTCTACCGCACCAACGCGCAGTCCCGTGTCTTCGAAGAGGTCTTCATCCGCGTCGGCCTGCCCTACAAGGTCGTCGGCGGGGTCCGCTTCTACGAACGCAAGGAGGTCCGGGACGTCCTCGCCTACCTGCGCGTGCTCGCCAACCCGGAGGACTCGGTGCCGCTGCGCCGCATCCTCAACGTGCCCAAGCGGGGCATCGGCGAGCGCGCGGAGGCGATGATCGACGCCCTCGCCCAGCGCGAGAGGATCAGCTTCCCGCAGGCGCTCAAGCGCGTGGACGAGGCGTACGGCATGGCCGCGCGCTCCACCAACGCCGTCAAGCGGTTCAACACGCTCATGGAGGACCTGCGTACGATCGTGGAGTCCGGAGCCGGTCCGGCCACCGTGCTGGAGGCGGTGCTCGAACGGACCGGGTATCTGGCCGAGCTGCAGACCTCCACCGACCCGCAGGACGAGACCCGCATCGAGAACCTCCAGGAACTCGCGGCGGTGGCCCTGGAGTTCGAGCAGGAGCGCGGTGAGGGCGAGTCAGTGGGGCTGGCCGACTTCCTGGAGCAGGTGGCCCTGGTCGCCGACTCCGACCAGATCCCCGACGAGGACGAGGAGGGCTCCGGCGTCATCACCCTGATGACCCTGCACACCGCGAAGGGCCTGGAGTTCCCGGTCGTCTTCCTGACCGGCATGGAGGACGGCGTCTTCCCGCACATGCGCGCCCTCGGCCAGACCAAGGAGCTGGAGGAGGAGCGGCGCCTGGCGTACGTCGGCATCACGCGCGCGCGGGAGCGGCTCTACCTCACACGGTCGGCCATGCGCAGCGCCTGGGGCCAGCCGTCGTACAACCCGCCCTCCCGCTTCCTGGAGGAGATCCCGCCCACCCATGTGGACTGGAAGCGGACGGGAGCGACGGCACCGGTCTCGTCCGGTCCCGCATCCGGGATCGCGGCCTCGCTGTCCTCGACCCGCTCGCGTTCCTCGGCGTCGGGCGCGTCCGGGTTTGCCACCCGGCGCACCTCGGAGAAGCCGGTGGTCGCCCTGGCTGTGGGGGACCGGGTCACGCACGACCAGTTCGGGCTCGGCACGGTCGTCGCCGTGAAGGGCACGGGCGCGAACGCGGAGGCGACGATCGACTTCGGCGACGCCAAGCCGAAGCGGCTGCTGCTGCGGTACGCGCCGGTGGAGAAGCTGTAG
- a CDS encoding PspC domain-containing protein — protein sequence MTDHEHAATGPGPGTGPRPAPGTGPTDAAPAATQKTGAAGTGTPAGTQRQEQEQPGAEAPDRFRRDRRHKMIAGVCAGLGRHTDMDPVIFRITLAVLSATGGIGLIFYGFAWLLVPYEDEEENEVRKLLTGRVDGQALAAVLFALVGCGVLLTMLRNGGVLTFAVVLSLLLSGAGYWSRRRGATDPDPLAAQAAADAPPEAQAPPVVTYPSWWRDPIVKDGSHVGGTGYLWGPGDARDRDVASLIDIGIATPWTHHGHQGSIQPQPSAPPRPRGPRWIGGWVFLLALVAGGLGTGLTWDTHPLGTSLQTGLACALAVFGLGITISAFLGRTGAGTVFLALVTAALLAGAAAMPKDITTHWRDISWAPAAAARVRPAYDLGTGRGTLDLSRVRPGKGRTVATDAHVGAGQLKVIVPADARVRMNIEVGVGDIRLPGDSRKDVDVQPRRLKNVTLAPAKGAKDTGTLDLTLRVGAGQVEVDRAAS from the coding sequence ATGACGGATCACGAGCACGCCGCGACGGGTCCGGGACCCGGCACCGGCCCGCGCCCGGCTCCGGGCACCGGGCCGACGGATGCCGCGCCCGCCGCGACGCAGAAGACGGGAGCGGCCGGCACCGGCACACCCGCCGGCACACAGCGGCAGGAGCAGGAGCAGCCCGGCGCCGAAGCCCCCGACCGGTTCCGGCGGGACCGCCGGCACAAGATGATCGCGGGCGTGTGCGCGGGCCTCGGCCGGCACACCGACATGGACCCGGTGATCTTCCGGATCACCCTGGCGGTGCTGTCCGCGACCGGTGGCATCGGCCTCATCTTCTACGGCTTCGCCTGGCTGCTGGTGCCGTACGAGGACGAGGAGGAGAACGAGGTCCGCAAGCTGCTGACGGGCCGGGTCGACGGCCAGGCGCTCGCCGCCGTGCTGTTCGCCCTGGTCGGCTGCGGGGTCCTCCTGACCATGCTGAGAAACGGCGGGGTGCTGACCTTCGCCGTGGTGCTCTCCCTGTTGCTGTCGGGCGCCGGGTACTGGTCGCGGCGCCGCGGCGCCACCGACCCCGACCCGCTCGCCGCCCAGGCAGCCGCCGACGCGCCGCCGGAGGCCCAGGCGCCGCCGGTCGTCACCTACCCGTCATGGTGGCGGGACCCGATCGTCAAGGACGGCAGCCATGTCGGCGGCACCGGCTATCTGTGGGGGCCCGGCGACGCCCGCGACCGGGACGTCGCCTCGCTGATCGACATCGGCATCGCCACCCCCTGGACGCACCACGGCCACCAGGGCTCCATACAGCCGCAGCCCAGTGCGCCCCCGAGACCTCGTGGCCCGCGCTGGATCGGCGGCTGGGTGTTCCTGCTCGCCCTGGTGGCGGGCGGCCTGGGCACTGGGCTGACCTGGGACACGCACCCGTTGGGCACGAGTCTGCAGACCGGTCTGGCGTGCGCGCTGGCGGTCTTCGGCCTGGGCATCACGATCAGCGCGTTCCTGGGCCGCACGGGGGCCGGGACGGTCTTCCTGGCGCTCGTCACCGCGGCGTTGCTCGCCGGGGCGGCGGCCATGCCCAAGGACATCACCACCCACTGGAGAGACATCTCCTGGGCGCCCGCCGCGGCGGCGCGGGTGCGGCCGGCGTACGACCTCGGCACCGGGCGCGGCACGCTGGACCTGAGCCGGGTGCGTCCGGGCAAGGGGCGGACGGTCGCGACGGACGCCCATGTGGGGGCGGGACAGCTGAAGGTGATCGTGCCGGCGGACGCGAGGGTGCGGATGAACATCGAGGTGGGCGTCGGCGACATCCGGTTGCCGGGGGACAGCAGGAAGGACGTGGACGTGCAGCCGCGCAGGCTCAAGAACGTGACGCTGGCGCCGGCCAAGGGCGCCAAGGACACCGGCACGCTGGACCTCACGCTCAGGGTCGGCGCGGGACAGGTGGAGGTCGATCGTGCTGCGTCATGA